The following proteins come from a genomic window of Varunaivibrio sulfuroxidans:
- the tyrS gene encoding tyrosine--tRNA ligase, translating into MTDQASPLKSDFLRIIAERGYMHQCTDLDALDSKAVAAPITAYIGFDCTAASLHVGSLLPIMMLRILQKSGHKPIILMGGGTTKVGDPSGKDEGRKLLDEETIHANMAGIKGVFSNFLNFGDGPTDAVMVNNDDWLADLKYIDFLRDYGRHFSVNRMLGFESVKLRLDREQPLSFLEFNYMIFQAYDFLELARRNDCVLQMGGSDQWGNIVNGVELARRVDGREVFGLTTPLLTTASGAKMGKTAAGAVWLNAEMLSPYDYWQYWRNTEDGDVGRFLRLFTELPLTEIARLERLEGAEINDAKKVLAFEATRLCHGEAEAEAAAQTARRTFEEGALATDLPTVEIAAQDIANGIAAFDILRLSGLCASGGEARRLIKGGGARINDRPVTGETQRVCDADITTEGVIKVSAGKKRHILIKPV; encoded by the coding sequence ATGACCGATCAAGCAAGCCCCCTGAAATCCGATTTCCTCCGCATTATCGCCGAACGGGGATACATGCACCAGTGCACCGATCTCGACGCCCTGGATAGCAAAGCCGTCGCCGCGCCGATCACGGCCTACATCGGTTTTGACTGCACCGCCGCCAGCTTGCATGTCGGCTCCTTGCTGCCGATCATGATGCTCCGCATTCTACAGAAAAGCGGCCACAAGCCGATTATTTTGATGGGCGGCGGCACCACGAAGGTCGGCGATCCGTCGGGCAAGGATGAAGGGCGCAAGCTGCTTGACGAGGAGACGATCCACGCCAACATGGCGGGGATCAAGGGTGTTTTCTCGAACTTCCTAAACTTCGGCGACGGCCCTACCGACGCCGTCATGGTCAATAACGACGATTGGCTGGCGGACCTTAAATACATCGACTTCCTTCGCGATTACGGTCGCCATTTCTCGGTCAACCGGATGCTCGGCTTCGAAAGCGTCAAGCTGCGCCTGGACCGCGAACAACCCCTGTCTTTTCTCGAATTCAACTATATGATTTTCCAGGCCTATGACTTTCTCGAACTGGCGCGCCGCAACGATTGCGTATTGCAGATGGGCGGGTCCGATCAGTGGGGAAACATCGTTAACGGCGTCGAATTGGCGCGCCGCGTCGATGGCCGCGAAGTGTTTGGCCTGACCACCCCGCTATTAACCACCGCTTCGGGCGCGAAAATGGGCAAGACCGCCGCCGGCGCGGTGTGGCTGAACGCGGAAATGCTCAGCCCCTATGACTATTGGCAGTACTGGCGTAACACCGAGGATGGCGACGTCGGTCGATTCTTACGTCTGTTCACCGAACTTCCCCTGACCGAAATCGCCCGCTTGGAGCGCCTTGAGGGCGCCGAAATCAACGACGCAAAGAAAGTCTTGGCCTTCGAGGCGACCCGGCTGTGCCACGGTGAGGCCGAGGCCGAAGCCGCCGCTCAAACGGCGCGGCGGACCTTCGAGGAAGGCGCCCTGGCCACGGATTTGCCGACGGTCGAAATTGCGGCCCAGGATATCGCGAACGGTATCGCCGCTTTCGATATCCTACGTTTGAGCGGTTTGTGCGCCTCGGGCGGAGAGGCCCGGCGCCTGATCAAAGGCGGCGGCGCACGCATCAACGACCGCCCCGTGACCGGAGAAACCCAACGGGTCTGCGACGCCGATATCACCACCGAAGGCGTGATCAAGGTATCCGCGGGTAAAAAACGTCACATCCTGATCAAACCCGTCTAA
- a CDS encoding anhydro-N-acetylmuramic acid kinase, translating into MMPWSLGLMSGTSMDGVDAALIRTDGIFVEAHGPFLSLPYPLDIRHRLGRAVGARRVKPEATSEDVELERAITQWHVQAVERLLAEGAVAREDVAVIGFHGHTLFHDPAHGVTRQIGDGGLLARETGIGVVGDFRANDVAHGGQGAPLAPLYHRALAEPLTKPVAVLNIGGVANVTWIDGDDILAFDTGPGNALIDDWTARVIGRPMDEGGRLARAGHADEALIDDLMGHPYFARMAPKSLDRDEFAAVLERLDGVDPADGAATLTHFSVRAMAHARRAMPKAPHRWLVCGGGRRNGCLMEALNRFVTADPVEAVGWDGDALEAQAFAFLAQRSLRKLALSVPGTTGVATPLSGGVYHQPP; encoded by the coding sequence ATGATGCCGTGGTCATTAGGGTTGATGAGCGGAACGTCGATGGATGGTGTCGATGCCGCGCTGATACGTACCGACGGAATTTTCGTCGAAGCTCATGGGCCTTTTCTGAGTCTGCCCTACCCACTGGATATTCGCCATCGCCTGGGGCGCGCCGTCGGCGCGCGGCGGGTCAAGCCCGAGGCGACGTCCGAAGACGTCGAACTCGAACGGGCGATCACGCAGTGGCATGTCCAGGCGGTCGAGCGACTGTTGGCCGAGGGCGCGGTCGCCCGTGAGGACGTCGCGGTGATTGGCTTTCACGGACATACTCTGTTTCACGATCCCGCCCACGGGGTCACGCGCCAGATCGGCGATGGCGGTCTGTTGGCGCGGGAAACGGGGATTGGCGTGGTCGGCGATTTTCGCGCCAACGACGTCGCGCACGGTGGTCAGGGCGCGCCTTTGGCGCCGTTGTATCATCGGGCCTTGGCGGAGCCGCTGACGAAGCCGGTGGCGGTGCTCAATATCGGCGGCGTGGCCAACGTTACGTGGATTGACGGCGACGATATCCTGGCCTTCGACACCGGCCCCGGCAACGCCTTGATCGATGATTGGACGGCGCGTGTGATCGGCCGCCCGATGGATGAAGGCGGGCGTTTGGCGCGCGCGGGTCATGCCGACGAGGCGCTGATCGACGATTTAATGGGGCATCCTTATTTCGCCCGCATGGCGCCAAAATCATTGGATCGGGATGAATTCGCGGCGGTTCTGGAGCGCTTGGATGGGGTTGATCCCGCCGATGGCGCGGCGACGTTGACGCACTTTTCGGTGCGCGCCATGGCGCATGCGCGCCGGGCGATGCCCAAGGCGCCCCACCGCTGGCTGGTGTGTGGCGGCGGGCGGCGCAACGGGTGCCTGATGGAGGCGTTGAATCGCTTCGTGACCGCCGACCCGGTGGAAGCCGTGGGCTGGGATGGCGACGCCCTGGAAGCGCAGGCCTTCGCCTTTTTGGCGCAGCGATCGTTGCGGAAGTTGGCGTTGAGCGTTCCGGGAACGACCGGCGTCGCCACACCGCTCAGCGGCGGCGTTTACCATCAACCGCCCTGA
- a CDS encoding Rrf2 family transcriptional regulator, which yields MKLSTKGRYAVMAMADLGTHAGARPVSLADVAQRQEISLSYLEQLFGKLRKGGLVKSVRGPGGGYLLARGAGDIRVSDIIMAVDEPISTTRCSAGSPAGCHSDKGRCLTHELWEALGRQIYLFLSSVSLADVCERRILLRGAEMFPHGDGDAVAAAQ from the coding sequence GTGAAATTAAGCACTAAAGGACGTTACGCCGTGATGGCGATGGCCGACCTGGGCACCCATGCGGGCGCCCGCCCGGTATCCCTGGCCGACGTGGCGCAGCGTCAGGAAATTTCTCTTTCCTATCTCGAACAGTTATTCGGAAAGTTGCGTAAGGGGGGGTTGGTGAAAAGCGTGCGCGGCCCCGGCGGCGGCTATCTTTTAGCCCGGGGCGCGGGCGATATTCGCGTCTCCGATATCATCATGGCGGTCGATGAGCCGATTTCCACGACCCGGTGCAGCGCAGGTTCTCCGGCGGGATGTCACTCGGATAAAGGCCGTTGCCTTACCCACGAGTTGTGGGAGGCGCTGGGACGCCAGATTTATTTGTTTCTTAGCTCGGTCTCGCTGGCCGACGTCTGCGAGCGACGCATCTTGCTGCGCGGCGCGGAAATGTTCCCCCACGGCGACGGCGACGCCGTCGCCGCGGCCCAGTAG
- a CDS encoding alpha/beta hydrolase, whose protein sequence is MPEVIFNGPEGRLEGRYHHSKKANAPIALLLHPHPQHGGTMNNKVVYALYQTFVKRGFSTLRFNFRGVGRSQSSFDNGQGEMSDAASALDWMQTHNPNASSCWIGGFSFGAWIAMQLMMRRPEIVGFISVAPPANMYDFSFLAPCPASGLILQGDKDEIVPIASVDKLNQKLSSQKNIAIDYRIVEGADHFFTDQMDVLNRHFEDYLDTALAAKG, encoded by the coding sequence ATGCCAGAAGTCATCTTCAACGGGCCTGAAGGCCGCCTTGAAGGGCGGTATCATCATTCCAAAAAAGCCAATGCGCCGATCGCTCTTTTGCTTCATCCGCACCCCCAACACGGCGGCACGATGAACAACAAGGTGGTCTATGCCCTTTATCAAACTTTCGTAAAGCGCGGCTTTTCCACCCTACGCTTCAACTTTCGCGGCGTCGGGCGATCGCAAAGCAGCTTCGACAACGGACAGGGCGAAATGAGCGACGCCGCCTCGGCGTTGGATTGGATGCAGACTCACAACCCCAATGCCTCCAGCTGTTGGATCGGCGGTTTCTCCTTCGGCGCGTGGATCGCCATGCAATTGATGATGCGCCGCCCGGAGATTGTCGGTTTTATTTCCGTCGCTCCGCCCGCCAACATGTACGATTTTTCCTTCCTCGCCCCCTGCCCGGCCTCGGGGCTGATCCTTCAGGGCGACAAGGATGAAATCGTTCCCATCGCCTCGGTCGATAAATTGAATCAAAAATTATCAAGCCAGAAAAACATCGCCATCGATTATCGCATCGTCGAGGGGGCCGATCATTTCTTCACCGACCAGATGGACGTCCTAAATCGCCACTTCGAGGATTATCTCGACACGGCCCTGGCGGCGAAAGGCTAA
- a CDS encoding cysteine desulfurase family protein, with protein MTEDAVYMDYNAGAPIREDARAALTAALGVGNASSVHAFGRAARRIVEDARGDVAALVGGDPEGVIFTSGATEANNLALKGSGCRRVLVSAIEHPSVLEVDGDCERIAVDGEGVVDLNILARMLDDDDTPAMVCVMAANNETGVLQPLREIARLAHDAGALVHCDAVQAVGKVALDMAELGVDTMSLSAHKIGGPQGAGALLLAAGGRIDAEIRGGAQEKGFRAGTENVAAIAGFGAAARAVRFDAREMARVKALRDDLERRVRAICSDVRIFSAAAERLANTSCLTMPDVVAQTQVMAFDLAGIALSAGAACASGKVRPSHVLGAMGASSRDASCALRVSLGYGSTARDIDRFIDAWGVLYTRMHNTAATANPAA; from the coding sequence ATGACCGAAGATGCCGTTTACATGGATTACAATGCCGGCGCGCCGATCCGCGAGGACGCCCGCGCCGCCCTGACCGCCGCCTTGGGCGTGGGCAACGCATCGTCCGTGCACGCCTTCGGCCGCGCCGCCCGGCGCATCGTCGAGGACGCCCGCGGCGATGTCGCGGCGTTGGTGGGTGGCGATCCCGAAGGCGTAATCTTTACCAGCGGGGCCACCGAAGCGAATAATCTGGCATTGAAGGGAAGCGGCTGTCGCAGGGTCTTGGTGAGCGCGATCGAACACCCTTCGGTGCTTGAGGTTGATGGCGATTGCGAACGCATCGCGGTCGATGGCGAAGGCGTCGTCGATCTGAACATCCTGGCGCGAATGCTGGATGACGACGATACCCCGGCCATGGTCTGCGTCATGGCGGCCAATAACGAGACCGGCGTCCTGCAACCGTTGCGCGAGATCGCGCGTCTGGCCCACGACGCGGGCGCTTTGGTGCATTGCGACGCGGTGCAGGCGGTGGGCAAGGTCGCCCTCGACATGGCGGAACTGGGCGTCGATACGATGAGCCTGTCGGCCCACAAGATCGGCGGCCCCCAGGGCGCAGGGGCGTTGCTCCTTGCCGCCGGGGGGCGCATCGACGCCGAAATTCGCGGTGGCGCGCAGGAAAAGGGGTTTCGCGCCGGCACCGAAAACGTCGCCGCCATCGCCGGTTTTGGCGCGGCGGCGCGGGCGGTGCGCTTCGACGCCCGGGAAATGGCGCGCGTCAAAGCCTTGCGCGACGATTTGGAACGGCGCGTGCGGGCGATCTGCTCGGATGTGCGGATTTTTTCCGCCGCCGCCGAGCGCCTGGCCAACACGTCGTGCCTGACGATGCCGGACGTCGTCGCGCAGACCCAGGTGATGGCGTTCGACCTCGCCGGGATCGCGCTCAGCGCCGGGGCGGCGTGCGCCTCGGGCAAGGTCCGCCCGTCCCATGTTCTAGGCGCGATGGGGGCGTCGTCGCGCGATGCCTCGTGCGCCCTTCGCGTCAGCCTCGGCTACGGTTCGACGGCGCGCGATATCGACCGATTTATCGACGCCTGGGGCGTCCTCTATACGCGTATGCACAACACCGCCGCCACGGCGAACCCGGCGGCATGA
- a CDS encoding YhdP family protein, translating to MIKRALRLSVHLFAGLVAGLAVLLALTAWRLSSGPVSLSYLTPYIENILNTDHNRNFRITLADTVVSWGGWRQPVDVRVLDVKANAPDGKTIARVPEISLAISTKALWHGVIAPKSIELFRPRLRVTRRAAGGVDFDFANLATSPEGTGDLVAGIFADIMSTPNVARPMSYLTHVGMMAAEVDIVDERTALVWNASSSDIDIRRDSKGLKGEATLNLDGPQGKSEVSLIGTYDQAANRIDMGGSFDALNPSAYAELSDRIGFLSALDVPLQGTLTASLTPRGDFESIGFDLTGGRGHLAVPIAVAQRMGMLPLAQRVAIEGMHIKGRYAGLSGDWAIDDVTVDFTKGVKIFVPAPVDKAFPVSTLKARGSYSAARKRIDLASLEMNLDGPRARLAATIDARGGATSPWGDLAIVAKVGFGDVGVKPLMNYWPPSLVRDVRDWVDEHFLGGRLNDVSVDLALALHGGAISLTSVSGTMQADHLSIDILPPLPVLHDGRARATFDDKQFKIQIEQAQSHGMRADSGTVVFTKLSDPIPYADVHVPITGPLRNVLEFIDSKPLEFARGVGLDPAHASGRATIDLVMGLPLKKTLKFDEIAVSAKAHVKDASLDGVVLGRDLGDGQFDIKVDNGGLDMIGAARIGGVPVGLSWRENFKPAALFRSQFNIEGHAISMAQVRALSGGLPTSFETFLHDDGVTGTFGGHAALTVLQDGRKRVRAGLDLTGLSLSIPELGWRKAAGVAGKASVDIKLNDADKIGDIPKFSATSRDLKLSGAVHFDTAGGALKRVVLNEAVIGRSNLNGSISSLDGGAWSVVLKGPSFDFGPLWSRLGDQGEGGKKGLLEDLSYTVSAKIDKVWLNKGAHAIRDVKALFVRGEGKWKRLDVSANIADHKTFVAHVARKGAAARSLTMRSDDAGAVLRLLDYYPNMVGGTLAVDGVFDDQAPETSLSGTVSVKNYQIIKAPVLARLLSLMALSGIVDALNGEGISFADLNVPFAYNKGVIQFKNAGASGASIGLTMDGWYDRPAKTLDMKGTIVPAYALNSVLGKIPVLGTLLTGTEKGGGMFAATYRVKGDADNTEITVNPLSVLAPGILRNIFGAILGNSPTPIPAPVAPTPQNRAPPNVPKSRTSKPSAPN from the coding sequence ATGATCAAACGCGCGTTGCGGCTATCGGTGCATCTTTTCGCGGGGCTGGTGGCGGGGCTGGCGGTCTTGCTGGCGCTCACGGCGTGGCGGCTTTCCAGCGGCCCGGTGTCGTTGTCTTATCTGACGCCGTATATCGAAAACATACTCAACACCGACCACAATCGGAACTTTCGCATCACGCTGGCCGACACCGTCGTATCCTGGGGAGGATGGCGCCAGCCGGTCGATGTGCGCGTTCTCGACGTCAAGGCGAACGCTCCGGACGGGAAGACCATCGCCCGCGTTCCCGAGATATCCTTGGCGATCAGCACAAAGGCCCTGTGGCATGGGGTGATCGCGCCCAAAAGTATTGAACTGTTTCGCCCCAGACTCCGCGTGACGCGCCGTGCGGCGGGTGGGGTGGATTTCGACTTCGCCAACCTGGCGACCTCGCCGGAAGGGACCGGCGATCTCGTGGCGGGCATCTTCGCCGATATCATGAGTACGCCTAATGTGGCGCGTCCGATGAGTTACCTCACGCATGTGGGGATGATGGCCGCGGAAGTCGATATTGTTGACGAGCGTACCGCCCTGGTCTGGAATGCGTCGTCGTCCGATATTGATATCCGCCGTGATTCGAAGGGGCTGAAGGGCGAGGCGACGCTCAACCTGGACGGCCCCCAGGGCAAAAGCGAAGTCTCGCTCATCGGGACCTATGATCAGGCGGCCAACCGCATAGACATGGGAGGCAGTTTCGACGCCCTCAATCCAAGCGCCTACGCCGAACTGTCGGACCGGATCGGTTTCCTGTCCGCACTGGACGTTCCCCTACAGGGCACCCTGACCGCAAGTTTGACCCCCCGGGGGGACTTCGAAAGCATCGGTTTCGACCTGACCGGGGGGCGGGGGCATCTCGCCGTGCCTATCGCCGTGGCCCAACGCATGGGCATGTTGCCCCTGGCGCAGCGCGTGGCGATCGAAGGGATGCATATCAAGGGGCGCTATGCGGGATTAAGCGGCGATTGGGCGATTGATGACGTCACCGTCGATTTCACCAAAGGCGTCAAGATTTTCGTTCCCGCACCTGTCGATAAGGCGTTTCCGGTTTCCACGCTCAAGGCCCGGGGGAGCTACAGCGCGGCGCGCAAGCGGATCGATCTGGCGTCGCTGGAGATGAATTTGGACGGTCCCCGCGCCCGCTTGGCGGCGACGATCGACGCCCGGGGAGGCGCGACGTCGCCGTGGGGCGATCTGGCGATCGTCGCCAAGGTCGGATTTGGCGACGTCGGCGTGAAGCCGTTGATGAACTATTGGCCGCCGAGCTTGGTGCGCGACGTGCGCGATTGGGTGGATGAACATTTTCTGGGCGGGCGATTGAATGACGTCAGCGTCGATTTGGCGCTTGCGCTCCATGGGGGGGCGATTTCCCTAACTTCGGTGAGTGGGACGATGCAGGCCGATCACCTGAGCATCGACATTTTGCCGCCATTGCCGGTTCTACATGACGGACGCGCCCGCGCCACGTTCGACGACAAACAATTCAAAATTCAAATCGAACAGGCGCAAAGCCACGGCATGCGCGCGGATTCCGGGACCGTCGTTTTTACCAAGCTGAGCGACCCGATCCCCTACGCCGACGTCCACGTTCCGATCACGGGACCGCTGCGCAATGTGCTCGAATTTATCGACAGCAAGCCCCTGGAATTCGCCCGAGGGGTGGGGCTCGACCCGGCCCATGCTTCGGGTCGGGCCACGATCGACCTAGTGATGGGGCTGCCCCTTAAAAAAACATTGAAGTTTGATGAGATCGCCGTTTCCGCCAAGGCGCACGTCAAGGATGCGTCCCTGGACGGCGTTGTCCTCGGGCGCGACCTTGGCGATGGGCAGTTCGATATCAAAGTCGATAATGGCGGGCTGGACATGATTGGCGCCGCGCGTATCGGTGGCGTGCCCGTCGGGTTGTCGTGGCGCGAAAACTTTAAGCCCGCCGCCTTGTTCCGCAGCCAATTCAATATCGAGGGGCATGCGATTTCCATGGCGCAGGTGCGCGCGTTGAGCGGCGGCCTCCCCACGTCTTTCGAAACCTTCTTGCACGATGACGGCGTTACGGGAACCTTTGGGGGGCACGCCGCCCTGACGGTGTTGCAGGATGGGCGCAAGCGTGTGCGCGCAGGGCTGGATCTGACGGGGTTGAGCTTATCGATTCCCGAATTGGGATGGCGTAAGGCCGCGGGGGTCGCCGGCAAGGCTTCGGTGGATATCAAGCTGAACGATGCGGACAAGATTGGGGATATTCCGAAATTTTCCGCGACCTCACGTGATTTGAAGCTGTCGGGGGCGGTCCACTTCGACACCGCCGGCGGCGCTCTCAAGAGGGTCGTGTTGAACGAGGCCGTTATCGGGCGTTCCAATCTAAACGGATCGATCAGTTCTCTCGATGGGGGCGCGTGGAGCGTCGTTTTAAAGGGCCCGTCTTTTGATTTCGGCCCTCTGTGGTCGAGACTCGGCGATCAGGGCGAGGGCGGAAAAAAGGGTCTTCTGGAGGACTTGTCCTATACCGTCAGCGCCAAGATCGATAAGGTTTGGCTCAACAAGGGCGCGCATGCGATACGCGACGTCAAGGCGCTTTTCGTGCGCGGCGAGGGCAAATGGAAGCGGCTCGACGTCTCGGCCAATATCGCGGATCACAAAACCTTCGTGGCGCATGTCGCGCGCAAGGGGGCGGCGGCGCGCAGCCTGACGATGCGCTCGGACGACGCGGGCGCGGTGTTGCGGCTTCTCGATTATTATCCCAACATGGTGGGCGGAACCTTGGCCGTCGATGGCGTTTTCGACGATCAAGCGCCGGAAACCTCGCTTAGCGGCACGGTCAGTGTGAAGAACTATCAAATTATCAAGGCGCCCGTTCTGGCGCGCCTCCTCTCGTTGATGGCCTTGAGCGGGATCGTCGATGCCCTGAACGGCGAGGGGATTAGCTTCGCCGACCTCAACGTTCCTTTTGCCTACAATAAAGGGGTCATTCAATTCAAGAATGCCGGGGCGTCCGGGGCGTCGATCGGCTTGACCATGGACGGCTGGTACGATCGTCCGGCGAAGACGTTGGACATGAAGGGCACCATCGTCCCCGCCTACGCGCTGAACAGCGTGCTTGGAAAAATTCCGGTTTTGGGCACGCTGTTGACCGGCACCGAGAAAGGAGGGGGGATGTTCGCCGCGACGTACCGGGTCAAGGGCGACGCCGACAATACGGAAATCACGGTCAACCCTTTGTCGGTTCTGGCGCCGGGAATTTTGCGCAACATCTTCGGTGCGATTTTGGGCAATTCGCCGACGCCTATTCCGGCGCCCGTCGCGCCGACTCCGCAAAATCGGGCGCCGCCGAACGTACCGAAGTCACGGACCTCGAAGCCTAGCGCCCCAAATTAG
- the cysE gene encoding serine O-acetyltransferase — MIFKSFREDIDSFIARDPAARSRLEVALLYPGFHAIVFYRLSHWFWRHGWKFVGRVISQTGRFLTGIEIHPAASIGRRLFIDHGVGLVVGETAVVGDDVTIYQSVTLGGIAPSVDSHKQVNQKRHPTIGDDAIIGSGAQVLGAITVGAGARIGANSVVTKDVPKGVTVVGIPGRVVMPRDRAKAKDFIPYGTPADGCPDPVLRTIEHLRAQVETLMERVEELEGGAPARATDGLHDGRDGGTVTPRREEEKTGTA, encoded by the coding sequence ATGATTTTCAAGAGTTTTAGGGAAGATATTGATTCGTTTATCGCCCGCGACCCCGCGGCGCGTTCACGCTTGGAAGTCGCCCTTTTGTATCCGGGGTTCCACGCCATCGTGTTTTATCGCCTATCGCATTGGTTTTGGCGTCATGGTTGGAAGTTTGTGGGGCGGGTGATTTCCCAAACGGGACGATTTTTGACGGGAATCGAAATTCATCCGGCGGCGAGCATTGGACGGCGCTTATTTATTGATCACGGGGTTGGTCTGGTTGTTGGAGAGACGGCCGTGGTCGGCGATGATGTCACGATTTATCAATCGGTGACTTTGGGCGGTATCGCGCCCAGCGTCGATTCGCATAAACAGGTCAACCAAAAACGTCATCCCACCATTGGCGATGACGCGATTATCGGTTCGGGCGCTCAGGTTTTGGGTGCGATCACGGTCGGCGCCGGGGCGCGAATCGGCGCCAATTCCGTCGTTACCAAGGATGTTCCCAAAGGGGTCACCGTGGTGGGTATTCCGGGGCGCGTCGTCATGCCCCGCGACCGGGCCAAGGCCAAGGATTTCATTCCTTATGGAACGCCGGCGGACGGTTGCCCCGATCCGGTGTTGCGTACGATCGAACACTTGCGCGCCCAGGTGGAAACCTTGATGGAACGGGTCGAGGAACTGGAGGGCGGCGCGCCTGCGCGCGCCACCGATGGTTTGCACGATGGGCGCGATGGCGGGACGGTGACGCCAAGACGGGAAGAAGAAAAGACAGGGACGGCGTAA